The DNA window GTCGCGGCCGAAGAAGTGCTCCCGGACGTACGCCCCGGACTCCGCCTTGTAGGTCTGGTAGTCACCGTCGGGCGTGGTGTTCATCAGGTTGACCAGCGCGCCGTCGGTGTCCGCGGCGAGCAGCGGGTCCCACTCGCGGCCCCAGACCACCTTGATGACGTTCCAGCCGGCGCCCCGGAAGAACGCCTCCAGCTCCTGCATGACCTTGCCGTTGCCGCGGACCGGCCCGTCCAGCCGCTGGAGGTTGCAGTTGATCACGAAGGTGAGGTTGTCCAGCTCCTCGCGCGCGGCCACGCCGATCGCGCCGAGCGACTCGACCTCGTCCATCTCGCCGTCGCCGAGGAACGCCCAGACGTGCTGCTGGGAGGTGTCCTTGATGCCCCGGTGGTGCAGGTAGCGGTTGAACCGCGCCTGGTAGATGGCGTTCAACGGGCCGAGACCCATGGAGACGGTGGGGAACTCCCAGAAGTCGGGCATCAACCGCGGGTGCGGGTAGGAGGGCAGCGAGCCGGCGCGGTGCGACAGCTCCTGCCGGAACCCGTCGAGCTGGTCGGCGCTCAGCCGGCCCTCCAGGAAGGCCCGCGCGTACATGCCGGGGGAGGCGTGCCCCTGGTAGTAGATCTGGTCGCCGCCGCCCGGGTGCTCCTTGCCCCGGAAGAAGTGGTTGAAGCCCACCTCGTAGAGCGACGCGGAGCTGGCGAACGTGGAGATGTGGCCGCCCACGCCGATCTCCGGGCGCTGCGCCCGGTGCACCAGCATGGCGGCGTTCCAGCGGATGTACGCCCGCAGCCGCCGCTCGATGTGCTCGTCACCGGGGAACCACGGCTCCCGCTCCGGCGGAATGGTGTTGATGTAGTCGGTGGTGGTCAGGGAGGGCACCCCGACCTGGCGCTCACGGGCCCGCTCCAGCAGGCGAAGCATGACGTACCGGGCGCGCTTGGTTCCGCGCTCGTCGATGACACCGTCGAGCGACTCGACCCATTCGCTGGTCTCTTCAGGGTCGATGTCCGGAAGCTGGCTCGGCAGACCAGCGGTGATCACCGGGCGCTTGCGTTCCGTAGCCACAGGCTTTCCCTCGGTTCTGTGTGGGATAGGTCTCTAGCGCCATCCTGCCCCCTGGTGACGCTCGTCGTCACGTCTGCCTCCCCCAGACGCGACGCTGAACACAGGTACCCGCCGGTAACTTTGTGCGACCGCCGCGCTCGCCGGCCGTCGGGCGGCAAGCGCCGGGCTGCGGCAGAATGCGCCGTATGCGCAGTGAGGTGATCAGCGTCCGGACCGGTTCCCGGCCCACCGTCCGGGACATCACGGCCGAGGCCGAGCGGTTCGTCGCCGGGGCCGGCGACGGGCTGCTGCACGTGTTCGTCCCGCACGCCACCGCCGGCCTGGCGATCATCGAGACCGGCGCCGGCTCGGACGACGACCTGCTCCGGGCGCTCGACGACCTGCTCCCCACCGACGACAGGTGGCGGCACCGGCACGGCTCGCCCGGGCACGGCCGCGACCACGTGCTGCCGGCGTTCGTGCCGCCGTACGCCACGCTGCCGGTGCTCGACGGGCGGCTCCAGCTCGGCACCTGGCAGTCGATCTGCCTGGTCGACCCGAACGGCGACAACCCGGAGCGCCAGGTCCGCTTCTCGTTCCTGGCCGGCTGAAGCCGGCCGGGCCGGGGGTCCCGCCCCCGGCCCGGCCGCGTGTCACGGCCGGACGGTCTCCGTCTCCACCGTCTGCCGGCCCTGGTCGACGCCGGGAGCGGCGGTACGCGCCGCGGCCGGCGGCCGGTCGTACGTCAGGTTCAGCCCGGGTACCCGATCCTCGATCACGAACCGGGCCCGGGTGTACGCCGGCGCGTCCGGCCGGGTCACGTACGGCAGCACGTCGAAGTCCGCGGTCAGGTCCTTGGGCGTGATCGTGGTGCGGACGTACCCGCGCAGGTTGTTCTGGAAGCGCAGGTGCGGGTTGAACGCCAGCCACGGGTGCGAGCCGGTCGGCGAGTCGGCGCCGTCCCCGGTCGAGGTGATCGAGGAGCAGACCAGCTCGCTGCCGACCGTGCGCGAGGTCGGGTCCGCGTAGTCGAGCTTCAGGTCGCTGGCCCAGTGCGCGTGCACGTCGCCGGTGAGCACGACCGGGTTGCGCACCCCGGCGTTCACCCAGCCCCGGGTGATCCGGTCCCGGGAGGCGACGTACCCGTCCCAGGCGTCCATGCTGGTGACCGTGAGCGGGCCGGCGTTGTTGTCCCGCTGGGCGAAGAAGACCTGCTGGCCGAGGAGGTCCCAGCGGGCCTCGGAGCGGCGGAAGCCGTCCAGCAGCCACGCCTCCTGCTCGGCGCCGGTGATGGACCGGGCCGGGTCGGACGCGGCGGCGCAGTCCTTGTAGCCGTCGCCGCATGCCTGGTCGTCGCGGTACTGCCGAGTGTCGAGCATGTGGAACGTGGCCAACCGGCCCCAGCGCACCCGGCGGTAGAGCTGCATGTCGATGCCGCGCGGGATCGAGGTGCGACGCAGCGGCATGTTCTCGTAGTACGCCTGGAACGCCGCCGCCCGCCGGGCGGGGAAGTCCGGGTCGGGCGCCTCCGGCACCTCGTCGGCCCAGTTGTTCTCCACCTCGTGGTCGTCGAAGACCACCACCCACGGCGCGACGGCGTGCGCCGCCTGCAGGTCGGCGTCGGTCTTGTACTGCGCGTGCCGCTGCCGGTAGTTGGCCAGCGTGCGGGTCTCCGGCCCCTCGTGGTCGCGCGGGTTGCCGCCGGGCACGGTGTAGGTGTCCTTGGCGTACTCGTACTGGTAGTCGCCGAGGTGCAGGATCAGTTCCGGCTCGGTCTCGGCCAGCCGCCGGTAGGCGGTGAAGTACCCGTGCTCGTACTGGGAGCAGGAGACGAAGCCCATGGCCAGCGCGGCGGGCGTCAGCCGGGGCGCCGGCGCGGTGCGGGTGCGGCCGACCGGGGAGAGCCAGCGCTCGGCCCGGAACCGGTAGAAGTACTCCCGCCCGGGGAGCAGGCCGCCCAGCTCGACGTGCACGCTGTGCGCCGACTCCGGTCGGGCCAGGTGCACGCCGCGCCGCACCACGTGCCGGAAGCGTTCGTCGGCGGCCACCTCCCAGGACACCGGCACCACACGCGCCGGCGCGCCGCCCAGGCCGTCCTCAGCCAGCGGCTCCGGGGCGAGCCGGGTCCAGAGCACGACGCCGTCGTGGTCCGGGTCGCCGGAGGCCACGCCGAGCGTGAACGGGTCGCGTCGCAGTGGGCCGGGCGACGCGGCGGCCGCGAGCGGCAGGCCGCCGACCGCGCCGGCGGCGCCGAGCGCCGCGCCGCTGAGCAGGATGGTACGTCGGGACAGTGCCACGGTTTCCTCCCCGGATGCCGGTTCGTCGGCTCCCGGCAGCCTCGCGAGCGGCGATGGCCGGCAGGTGACACCGAGACGTCCAGGTGGCACTTCCCGCCGAACAGCGCACGCCCCGCACCGGCCTGGAATTCGCGACTGGGCTTCTCGGGAAGGAGAAGCGCGCGCCGGGCCGGGGCCGCTCGGGGAGGGTCAGCCGCGAGGCGCGGCCCAGGCGGTGAAGCGGTCGTCGAGGTGCGCCGGTCGGTGGCCGCCGTCCAGCTCGGCCAGGTCGTCGGCGGCGGTCTCCCGCAGGTTGACCAGGAACTCTTTCAGCTCGGCCTTGCACTCGCGGTAGCGCGCGAGGAGGGTCAGTTTCGCCGTCGAGCACGGCCAGACCACCCGCAGGCGCGGCAGCGCCAGGTGGGCCGCGAGGGGACGTGGTCGGCGGGGCCGGGGCGGCGGGCCATCACCCGAGAGCGCCGACGCGCGGGCGGCGCTGCGACACCGGCGGCGGTGGGGTCAGCACGCGCACCCCGCTCCGCCGCAGGAACAGGCACCGGCGGGCGGTCGCGTTGCCGTCCGGGCCGAGCTGGTAGACGTCGACCCACCACCAACCGTCGTACGTCGTCCAGTCCAGCACCCGGATCAGCCGGACCCTGATCGGGCGGGCGAACTGCGGCGACGCCTCCCGGGTCAGGTGCAGGACGTCGCCGGCGCGCAGCGCGGGCACCTCCGGCCGGCGGCGACGCGGCTCGGTCACCGGCGGCCACCCGGTCGCGGCAAGAGGGTCGTCGTTGCCGGCGACGACAGCCAGCGCGACGACGGAACACGGTTCGGTCGGACCGGCGGCGGGGCCGGCGTCGGCTCGGGGGTCGAGCTTCTCTCGGGCACGGCGCGTTCCTCTCATCGGGACTGGGAGGGGGACCGCCCCGCGCTGGCGCCTGTCGGACGAGGCGGTCCCCTGACTGACACGGCCGCCGGGTCTCGGGTGGTCCCTGCCGGCCGCGCCGTCTACCGAGCACCTTGCCGAGGGTTGCGGGGCAGTAACACCGCGTAGCAGTATGTAATCCAGACATCAGGGACGATCGGAGGGGGTGAAAGGATGAATCGAGCTGTCCCCAGCGGGCTATGTCAGAAGCCGGGCACACAGCGGAAAGCGTTGCAGCTCAGATAGGTGT is part of the Micromonospora sp. WMMD980 genome and encodes:
- a CDS encoding secondary thiamine-phosphate synthase enzyme YjbQ, with translation MRSEVISVRTGSRPTVRDITAEAERFVAGAGDGLLHVFVPHATAGLAIIETGAGSDDDLLRALDDLLPTDDRWRHRHGSPGHGRDHVLPAFVPPYATLPVLDGRLQLGTWQSICLVDPNGDNPERQVRFSFLAG
- a CDS encoding alkaline phosphatase D family protein, translating into MALSRRTILLSGAALGAAGAVGGLPLAAAASPGPLRRDPFTLGVASGDPDHDGVVLWTRLAPEPLAEDGLGGAPARVVPVSWEVAADERFRHVVRRGVHLARPESAHSVHVELGGLLPGREYFYRFRAERWLSPVGRTRTAPAPRLTPAALAMGFVSCSQYEHGYFTAYRRLAETEPELILHLGDYQYEYAKDTYTVPGGNPRDHEGPETRTLANYRQRHAQYKTDADLQAAHAVAPWVVVFDDHEVENNWADEVPEAPDPDFPARRAAAFQAYYENMPLRRTSIPRGIDMQLYRRVRWGRLATFHMLDTRQYRDDQACGDGYKDCAAASDPARSITGAEQEAWLLDGFRRSEARWDLLGQQVFFAQRDNNAGPLTVTSMDAWDGYVASRDRITRGWVNAGVRNPVVLTGDVHAHWASDLKLDYADPTSRTVGSELVCSSITSTGDGADSPTGSHPWLAFNPHLRFQNNLRGYVRTTITPKDLTADFDVLPYVTRPDAPAYTRARFVIEDRVPGLNLTYDRPPAAARTAAPGVDQGRQTVETETVRP
- a CDS encoding flavin reductase, encoding MVWPCSTAKLTLLARYRECKAELKEFLVNLRETAADDLAELDGGHRPAHLDDRFTAWAAPRG